CTGCTGGAACGCCGGTCCCTTTGCCGCCTTCCAAacggggctgccaacctccagggggtggctggggaTCTCCGCTATCATAAGGGCTCTCCCGTTGACGggctcagctcccctggagaaaagggctgccctGGAAGAGGGTCTCTGTGGCTGGCCCGCCTCCGCCTGCATGCCCAAGTCTCGGGATTTCCCAGCTGGGGCCGGCCGCCAGCTCACTCCCCGCACGAGCCCACCTGGCCTTGGGGGCTGCCGGACCGCagccctgcctccttcctccccgcTGCGTGGTCCCGCTTCCCCCGGCCGCCCCATCGGGGCCGTGTCCAttcccgccccccctcctccttccatgcgCGACGTCACCGGCGCTGGCCAAGCGGCGCTTCCCCTCCTGGCCTCCGAGGGGGCCGCGTGGATCCCCGGACCGCCGCGCCGCTTAAGCCCCGCCCCTTGCCCCGCccccaggaggaggagcaaggggcGGGCGCCGCgcagagcctccctccctccggcccgGAAGAGCCGCGCAGGCAGAGGCAGCCATGGGCGGCGGGGACCTGGTGAGtgagtggccggggggggggggaggagggggccaggCAGCCCCACcagggagagggcaggaggggctggggggctCTCTGATGCTGCGACCCCCCCGGAGGAGCCAGAGGGCAggtctgcttgggagggggaccccGGTGCCTCCCCCCGCCCTGGAGATGGCACCCCTGGTGGGCGCAGGAGTCCGGAGGAGCCGACCAACAAGCCCATCCCCGGTCGGAAGATGGGGGCCCCAAGGGAAGGGGGCATGGCCCTCCCCCCTGGTCCCATCTCAGATGCCAGCAGATTCAGGGGGGTGGACCGGCCGAGGACCCCAAAGGCCCCCtgcatggaggggggagggggcttctgggctTGGAGAGGGCCGGTGTTGGGAGCAGGGGGCCCTTGGCTCTGAGTGGCCCTTCCCACTGTTACGTTTCTAGCCTGCAGAGAGATGAGCGGGTGTTTTGGGGGGACGTTGCCAGCGCTTGTGGCCGCTGCGCCTCAAAGTGCCCCGGACTTCTGCAGAACACGGAGTGAGTCCGGTCAGCCACCCTAAAGACCAACCGAGTGTTATTCAGGGCCTAAACTGTGGTGTGCAAGCGTGCTCCCCCAGAGACAGGTGATACAAaacgtgtgtgcacacacaaaccTCAATaggacttggttggtcttaaagggtctCACACTTTGTTTGCCTGCGACACAGCAGAATGTTACCAAGTGGGTCCTGGTCGTGGGTCAGGGCAGGGGCCTCCTCCGGGCTCCCTCCTGGCCTGGCGGCTTGTCAAGGACTGTTGGTGCCCCTCCTTTGTAGAACCTCAAGAAGAGCTGGCACCCGCAGACCCTGCGCAATGTGGAGAAGGTCTGGAAGGCCGAACAGAAACATGAAGCCGAGCGGAAGAAGATCGAAGAGCTGCAGCGGGAGTTGCGGGAGGAGCGTGCGAGAGAAGAAATGCAGCGATACGCAGAAGATGTGGGCGCCGTCAAGTAGGTTGGAGAGGGCTGTGTGGCCGGGCGAGCAGAGGTAGACTCGGGGGAATTGAGCTGGgcttctgtaccctgcttttcactccccagaggagtcccaaagtggcttagaaacaCACTTTCTCTTCTTCACCCCgcgacagacaccctgcgaggtaggtggggctgagagagctctgagagaactgcagctggcccaaggtcacccagctggctggtttGGTGCGTAGGCCAtaggtgtaaaaatcaaaagggggggggagccggcctctcttctcagctcctaccctTCATTCCAGCCCATATGAGACAAAGCCCCTGTAGTAGtagtaaggtgggggggggagtgagcgaAGGGCAAAGGGTGCAAGGGGTtatgccattggggggggggagtgtagcaggggggcatggccagctgacatcccttctgggtGCCCTTGAAGCCTCAAcattcatttcaggggctcctccacggtcaaaaggttgaaacagGCTGATTTATGTTATTTATCGTCTGACTTGCACTCAAACCTCAGGCTGGTTGGCACATTGTTTGTGGCCAGAGACATGTGCTACAGGCATGCGACAGTGTTTTGCAGCTGGACTGGACCAGCACATGCAGGAGAGGGGCTCCTGGCCTCCCCCTTGGGCATGGATTGCCAGACTGCAAGGGGGCCCCTTGCTTAGCGCTTCCTCCTCACCCTTTCCGtcaaacaaaatcaaaacattaacccccccccaacccccaccccattttgtCATCTCCTGCCTTGGTTTGAAAGATGTGTcttttgtcttcctttcctccaaaCAAATTAGGAAGAAAGACgagaagctggactggatgtaCCAAGGGCCGGGGGGCATGGTGAACAGAGAGGAATATCTCATGGGCCGCCCCGTTGACAAGTACGTCTTCCAAGCCATGGATGACAAGGAGGCCGGCTGTTCCTCCGAGACCGGCCTCCTGCCCGGCTCCATCTTTGCCCCGGCTGGTGCCAACTCTGCCTTGGATATGGCCAGCAAAATCCGAGAAGATCCCCTTTTCATGATAAGGTACGAATGAGCACTTGCATAAGGAGGTCAGCTGAGTCTCTTTACGTACAAGAGTTCTGGTGCGCTTGAAAACTCGCAGGCAAAAACATTTGATCTCCCCCAGAATATTATCAGTGTTCTGCTCCAGGAGGATGTTTTGtatgcctgggggggtggggagcccccCGTCACTGGCTGTCCAAACACCGGCTGGACAACCACTTGTAGAGTATGCTGtaagttaggggtagtcaaactgcggccctccagatgtccatggactacaattcccaagagccccctgccagcaaaggcaattcccaagagccccctgccagcctttgctggcagggggctcttgggaattgtagtccatggacatctggagggccgcagtttgactacccctgctgtaagtagatcttgcactgagcaggggtccTACATCACTGGGGTCCTAGCATTTCAGCGAGTCTTTGAGTGCATGTGAATGCCATTGCTGACACCTTCTCCTCTCTGTGTCTGTCGTGGCCaggaaaagagaggaagagaagaagcggGAGGTTCTGAACAACCCGGTGAAAATGAAGAAGATCAAGGAGCTGGTAGGCAAATGCTCCTGAAAGGGCTGCGGTCGTCACTCTTATTGCAAGGACGGCTACATTTTGGATGCCCTCGGTTTCTAATTGCGGTGGGAGGAGAGCAGAAATGGAGCTCCCGAGCGTTCTCTCTCCTGTCCTCCATCTTACAAAGTGGAAAATGTTTCTAGGGGGACCGTCATGTGCGCAACTCAgtaaaaaaaagtcgagaaagactCATTTAAGTTGTAATTATTTGCTGTTCTAGTTGCAGAGCAGtttggacaagaagaagaagaggaagaaggagaagaagaagaagaagcacaaGAAACGCAGACATCAAAGCCTGAGCAGCAGCGAAGAGGAACAGAGCAAAGCCAGGTGGGGCTCTCTGTGCCAAGGGAGCAAAACGCTCCTGCCCCTTCCGGCTTCCTCCTGTGGCTTTCACGTTGCCCCAGAGGCATCCCAATGTCTCGCCCACCTTCTCTCTGGAAGGAGGAATGGGAAGAATAACGTCgtcttagattcaggtgggcggtTGTGTGGCtcggaagcagcaggacaacgTTTGAGTCTGGGGGCACCGCGAAGGCCAAATTGCTTCAAGGTGGAAGGTTTCGGGTGCaaatacacttcttcagatacagtgtgAACGGTTTCCTCAACTGTTTCATGTAGGGAGAGAGaggtcggggtgggggtggggaattgcCAGGAAGGCTTCGGTAGAGTTCAGGTGCTTAATTAACTGGGCAATTATTGCTGGATTGGGACTGATACAAATGCAAGAGTTAAGAGGCAGAAGTTTTGATTTGTGGGTGGGCCCAGGATCAACGCATTCAATTCCTGGTGCCATAAACAGGGACTGAGAGACTAGTACGTAAAGCAGGACACTCCGTTAAAGAGCGTcccttaaatgttacatataggcAGGGTTAACAAGAATAAAGATGCATAAGTCACCAGGCAATACAGACATCTGAGACTGGAACAGCACATCTGGTAAGAcgtttgttttttgcttgttttattcAACTTTTATTCTGCTTCCTACAAGTATGCCCTACAAATTGGCATACAAATGAAAAAGGAATAAACAACAGATGGGGAGCTGACTATGAGACCAGTGCCCACCCCCCCAAGCCAATAAGTTCAATTTTGGGGTATGTGAGTCCTGAGTGACTTCACATTTGTTGTTAGATAAGAACCCAATGTCTCTGTCAAGTCCAGGGGGCTCCGttattctgagtgttgtaataacgtTTGATTTGTTTTGCTTCAGGTCCTGTGAGAAAACAGGCAGCTTGCCATTGGGGTCCCTTCATCCCAAAGTATCCGGCTATGGTTTGCAGGTATGTTCCATTGTTCATGTGCCACCCTCTATTTTACAGGAGCAGAGATGAAGGAGTTAAGATGCAGCCCCCCTAGAAACCAAGTACCAAAACCCAACTGTGAAAAGACAGGCTGTGCTCTCAATGGTGACCCCTTCTGCTTTTCCCCGCAATTGTAGGTTCGTGGCGATGGCCAGCAGAGGATGCATTCCCACAAGTCCTCCAGAAGTCCCAGGTCAGAGAGCCAGAGGCACAGTGGCAGGATGAGTTCGAGCGAAGCAGAGTACCGGAGGTCAAGATCACCTTTGGGGAACACTAAACAGTAAGTTGGGGGAGAGCACCCCTTTCCGTTCTTGACCGGGAGCCCCGTTGTGGCCAGATTAGACTCCAACGAAAGGGTTCATATGCCGGAGGGAACTGGGCAACGACAGGTCTTGGTTCTGTTTTCGTGTTTTGAAACTTATTTAATTGAATGGAAATTTCTGTTTGTGGAttccattttatatatttttaccatGGCTGTAATTTGCCCTGAGTCTCCAGAGAGAGGGTGGAGAATAAATGCacatataattataattataataatagagTCCAGGTTTGCATGTCCCAATAATGGGTTTAGACTGTGGGTGGAAAGGTACTGGCAGGATATTAGGAAAATAATTTTACCggtgtagttcagcagtagaagagGACGGGGGAGgtgagcccccccgccccccccccccccggcgctctttaagcagtgactggacaaaggttagtcctggatgctttaggctgacctgggagtggagtggagtggagtggagtggagggggcaggaggggtaGTCAAGGGCTCAGCTGGACTGAGAACTTCTTCACTTGAAGGGATCTTCCTGAATTTCAGGCACAACAGCAAGGAGGAGAAAGCCAGAACTGGCAGCAAGAATCCTCCAGCAAAGAACGAAGGCTACAGGAGACAGCAGGCCTCTGGGTATACCAGGTGTGTGACCAGCCAGAAAGGGAAATCTTAAATGAGGTCTcccccctggaggaagtgggtgactgggaagaggcagccaaggaTTCACCCTGGCTGCTGGGGTTCCAGCGGACGCTCGCCACGCTTAAAAGCCTTTTCCCATCAGTGGGAGAGAACTACAGACTTGCTCCTGTTCATTTCTagtacagaccccccccccccatagcctctTCTGCCAGTCGCAGTCCTCAGGGCTCTTTTAGCCCCCGTCAAGGAGACTGTCCAGTCCATCTTCCCAGGTGCCCAAGAGGCCTGGCGTAGCAATAGCCCTCGGCTGAAATAATTCGGCTCCAAATCAGGATGACACACGAACATCACGCTCTGCCTCGGCTTCATTTCCAGCATGCTTGACAGCCTGCATCTTACAGAAGTGCCTCAGACTGCCAAGCATGCTGGAAATGAAGCTGGAGCAGAGTGTGATgtggaataagaagagttggtctctgtaccccactttccactaccagagggagtctcaaagcgggttacaattggcttcccttcctctccctacaacatgcACCCTGGAAGGtcggtgatgctgagagagctctgacagaactgctgtatgaaggcagttctaacaggactctgacaaCCAAAGTTCCTCTAACTGGCTGCAGGTTCATATAAGCAAAATGTTTCAGGCTCCTGGTAGGCTTCAGTTCTGACTCAGGTTAAAGGGGGGCATTATTAGTATTTCAGTGATGCTGAATTTCCACACAACCACCACTTCTTACGTGGTCTCACTGATCCAAGTCCCACGAGAATCCCGTCCCGGCTGCAAGGAGGGGCTCACGCAGAATCCCGCACTGAACGAGGGCAGCGTTTGTGTGTGTTGAGCTCTCTGTCCTGAAAGGCCAATGGaactttttctgctgctgcaagcAGAAATCTCTCGGCGGAAGAACTGGAGCGGAAGCGGCAAGAAATGATGGCCAATGCCAAGTGGCGGGAAGAGGAGAGAGCGAGCACGGTGAAGAAGCATCGGAAGGAGGAAGCGCGGGAGCAGGAGCGGGAGAAGCTGGCCAAGCACGATGGGAAGTTCATACAGTGAGTGTCGCGACAGCCAGGCCTGGCAGCATTACGGGGGGGCTGCGGCCTCTTCTAGACTGAGTCTCCGAATAAGATGGGAAGCGGTCAGGGGTGTAGCTGTGCCCGGCTGCTCCTCTGCACCATCGTCTTGGCAGTCTGTGAGATGGGGTTTGGGTGGGGGGCTTCAAGACTGGCAGGTCAGCTCTGGGTTTTGAGAGCGGACATGGTCCGTGGTTAGAGGGCAGTGGGTTGTGATCTGGAGACCTGGGCTTTGTCTCTGCAACTCGGGGAGAAGGCTGgccaactggggaggggaatggctgcattgcctggtcccttggcccaagccTTGAGAaagacctccaaagcagcctggcTGCTGGCCAGAGGGGGGGTGCATCTAGGCAAGATGGGCCAGCcttgaggaggaagggagaaggccTTCGAAAGGAGCAGGGGGATGTGGGACGAAGCAAGGTTGCAGCCAGAAATGCCATGCTATTCCTTGCCTACTGGCACGAAACAGAAAGCCCGGCTAGGACTGTTGGGTGCTTCCTcctaatgtcccccccccctctatttttcTCCAGCCACATGAAGCTAGAGAGCGCGTCCACCTCCTCCCTTGAAGAAAGGGTCAAGCGGAACATCCACTCTCTCCAAAGGACGCCAGCAGCCCTAGAGAAGAACTTCATGCGAAGATGACTGCGTCTTCCCCTCCTTTGGCCTGCCCGCCCTCCGAGGGCCGCTGGGAGGATGAGAACGGACTGGGGGCAGGCGcttttcctctccttgcaacGGGCCGGGGGGAGCCGGGCTTTCCGTGCCTGCGCTGTGCGGGGCCACAGTGAGCTTAGGCCTTGGGTCAAACTCTGGCCTGGGTGTGAGTGgatggggctgtgtgtgtgtgttgggggggggcgggggttgccctttctttcctcccctgaCGCCACTGCAGGATGGAACAGGGGCCCCTCTGGCCCCCTGAGGAGCACGGGAGTCTCTGGGAAGGCTGTTTTGTAACTAGCTGGCCACCTTTCGGCCCCTTTTGCGCAGAGTCTGGTTTGTTTGGGCCGCAGAGAGAAGCGTGTCACTCGTGGGCCTTGTTTCCGACCAGAGGGGCCACCTGGCGAGCACAACAGCAGGGCTTTTGCCAGTTTTTGCACCTAGTGGAGCATCTCTTTTTATCAAGGGTTTTGTGCTGTATCGGATACGTATGCCTGCGTCTGCTTCCAAAGCCAGCGGGCGAGCTTCCTTTCCTGCAGAACCGGCAAAAGGTGGCACGCGATCCCATGAACCAGGGCTGCCGCCCGCCTTGTGTGTGCCCATGTCCCTGTGACGTGTAAGATCCTGGGAGTTTGTCTGTTCTGCTGGCATTAAAAGCGTTCCTGAAACAGCTTGCTGGGCCTCTGAGTGGTGAGTCTCCCTGGACTACAGTCGGCCCGGAAACACTGTGGGGTTTTCTTGACGCTGGAAAGGCAGGTGCTGAGCGTTACCCAAACAATGCAAAATTCCTCCATTTCCCTTGCTGGAGCGTGCAgaggctcatggttattgtagtccgtggacatttggagagccaccgtcCGGCCACCACCGCCCTGGAGTCCCCCTcccacacatccccccccctctgcgGCCAGGAGCTGGAATTCCGCCCCCCATGCccggctggaggctggcacccaagGGGATAGAGGGCAGCCCTTGCcttttatgcatttttttttattttcattatatACTTTCACTTACATCTAAATATAAGCCATGTGCGCGCCTGCAGGCAGAAAGCTAGCcccgcagggagggagggagggaggccgggcgATGGGCGGGGCTCCCATTCATAATTCGGGCCCGTGGGAAGCAGGGGCGTGGCCAGCGCGCCGACGTCACCCGCCGGACCGGGGCGAACCATCCTGCGGGGAGGCCGGGcgcgcggagggagggagggagggaggcggcccCGCCCCCTCTCGCGCTCCCCCTCCGTCCGCCCCGCCCTTCCCGCCCGCGCTCCCTCCTTGCCTTGCCCCCCCCGCTCCGCGGTCTCCCCGCCGCTCCCCCCCCGTCCTGGCGATGGTCCGtcccgcccctccccgccccctcctccggCCGCCGCCATCTTGGCGCCTCCTCAGCGCAGGAGCCGCGCGGGCCTCTTTGGGCGGCGGGACGAACCACCGGGGCGGCCgcgcggggggcggggcgggcgagACCACCCTGCGGGCGCGGGCGGGAGGCCTCGGGCGCTGACAGGGGGCGGGGCcgggcggagggggagggggagggggagcgggccGGACCAGACCATtgcggcg
The Paroedura picta isolate Pp20150507F chromosome 16, Ppicta_v3.0, whole genome shotgun sequence genome window above contains:
- the CWC25 gene encoding pre-mRNA-splicing factor CWC25 homolog; the encoded protein is MGGGDLNLKKSWHPQTLRNVEKVWKAEQKHEAERKKIEELQRELREERAREEMQRYAEDVGAVKKKDEKLDWMYQGPGGMVNREEYLMGRPVDKYVFQAMDDKEAGCSSETGLLPGSIFAPAGANSALDMASKIREDPLFMIRKREEEKKREVLNNPVKMKKIKELLQSSLDKKKKRKKEKKKKKHKKRRHQSLSSSEEEQSKARSCEKTGSLPLGSLHPKVSGYGLQVRGDGQQRMHSHKSSRSPRSESQRHSGRMSSSEAEYRRSRSPLGNTKQHNSKEEKARTGSKNPPAKNEGYRRQQASGYTRNLSAEELERKRQEMMANAKWREEERASTVKKHRKEEAREQEREKLAKHDGKFIHHMKLESASTSSLEERVKRNIHSLQRTPAALEKNFMRR